One window of Nymphaea colorata isolate Beijing-Zhang1983 chromosome 1, ASM883128v2, whole genome shotgun sequence genomic DNA carries:
- the LOC116263948 gene encoding acyl carrier protein 1, mitochondrial has translation MAARAAILRQLRVPISAVHRPEWRLSVVRWSHSDDHLDKREVIDRVLDVVKSFPKLDPSKVTPTSHFQKDLGLDSLDNVEIVLALEEEFKLEIPDKEADKIDSCELAIEYVASHPMSS, from the exons atggcagcaagggcagcaatTCTCCGGCAGCTGCGCGTGCCAATCAGTGCCGTCCATCGGCCGGAATGGCGCCTCTCTGTCGTACGATGGTCACACTCCGACGATCACCTGGACAAGCGGGAGGTCATCGATCGCGTGTTGGACGTCGTCAAGTCCTTCCCCAAACTCGACCCGTCGAAG GTGACTCCGACGTCTCATTTCCAGAAGGACTTGGGGCTGGACAGCCTGGACAACGTTGAGATCGTGCTGGCATTAGAAGAGGAATTCAAGCTCGAGATCCCCGATAAGGAGGCCGATAAGATTGATTCATGCGAGCTCGCGATTGAATACGTTGCCAGCCACCCCATGTCCAGTTGA